In Pseudomonas leptonychotis, the genomic stretch CACCGTCCTTCAAGAACCGCCGTATCCTCGATCTACTCGGCAACAATGCGCCCGACCCGAGTTGGCCGCTGTACACCTCATTTCTGCGCATGATCGATTTTATCGCCGGCATGACCGACAGCTACGCTACAGAAATGGCCCGCGAGATGACGGGCCGTTCGAGCCCGGTATAAGCCATGAGTAACGTACTGCGACAAACCTTTAGCTGGCATGCCGGGCCACCCGCCTGGGGCCCCGCCGTGGTCGCCGGTTTGGGCTGTGCACTGCCCTTGTTGCTGGGGTTATTCAGCGCTCACCCGGGGTTTCTGTGGGCCTCGGCAGGTGCTTTTCAGGCAGCCCAGGCCAACCCGTTGCACCGCCTCGGCATGTTGCGCATGCTCATGCTGTGCGGTCTGGGAGCCTGTAGCGCCGGCCTGGGTTTCTGGTCGGCCAGCCACCCTTACACCAGCTTTATGATCTTTGCCGCGTTCGGCTTTCTCCTCGCCTGGTTGCAGCGTTTTGGCAGCGAAGCCGGCAAGCTGGGCATTGGCCTGGCCATCTGCCTGTGCCTGGGTCAAGGCCAGCAAGGCCTCGGTACGCTGAACAACCCATACGCCATTGCCATGTTGTTTATCCTTGGCGGGCTCTGGGTAATGCTGCTGGCCTTCGGCTTACGCGGCATGCATGGCCTACGTATGTGGCCGTACATGCCGCGGTTTATCAGCATTTTCAAAGTGCTTAAACGCCACGCCAAGCGCCTGCCACAACAAAAATGGCGGCTGCATGCGCTGGGCTGCACCCTGGCTTTTGCCCTCTCCGGCCTGATCGTCAACCTGGCAGAACTGCATCGCGGCTACTGGCTGACGCTGACGGTGGTGACCACCCTGCAGCTGGACTTCCAGGGCAGCCTGGTGCGTGCCGTGCAATCGATTCTGGCCAGTTTTGGCGCAGCAGCACTGCTACTTCTGCTCGGGCACAGCCTGCAGAACCCGGCGCTGATGGTGGCCACATTGCTTCCGCTGATCGCCCTTAGCCGCGCCCTACAGGCCAACCACTACGGTTTGTTTGTACTGCAGACCACGGTGTGTTTCGTACTGTTGGCAGAAAGCCTGGCGAATGACTGGCAACTGCCGCAAGTACGTCTGCTCAATAGCCTGATTGGCGTTGCGCTAGCACTGCTGGTGGCCTTGCTGATCTATGGTTTGGAGCACTGGTTGCAGCATCGACAGTTACTGCGCAAGCCCCGCACCACCAGCCCTACTGCACCGGACTAAGGCGCAACAAGCACCGCCGCCGCCCCCCCTTTAAAACCACACCCGTTAGCCAGGCACAACGCTTCAGCCTTCACTATGCTTGGGCCTTGGCTATAGCATTTAGGGGCATGCGGGATGCAGCAGAAACCACGGTCAAGGGAACGGCGTGTTCCGCTCCACATT encodes the following:
- a CDS encoding FUSC family protein — encoded protein: MSNVLRQTFSWHAGPPAWGPAVVAGLGCALPLLLGLFSAHPGFLWASAGAFQAAQANPLHRLGMLRMLMLCGLGACSAGLGFWSASHPYTSFMIFAAFGFLLAWLQRFGSEAGKLGIGLAICLCLGQGQQGLGTLNNPYAIAMLFILGGLWVMLLAFGLRGMHGLRMWPYMPRFISIFKVLKRHAKRLPQQKWRLHALGCTLAFALSGLIVNLAELHRGYWLTLTVVTTLQLDFQGSLVRAVQSILASFGAAALLLLLGHSLQNPALMVATLLPLIALSRALQANHYGLFVLQTTVCFVLLAESLANDWQLPQVRLLNSLIGVALALLVALLIYGLEHWLQHRQLLRKPRTTSPTAPD